From the Psychrobacillus sp. FSL K6-4046 genome, one window contains:
- a CDS encoding excalibur calcium-binding domain-containing protein, protein MQKWIGNRPTLGQKALVTVYGKVLEQARHTVIDSTDTVLKVIEAEFDKKSGRDVKGVLVLTTTSILFLSRSENTVYTYNQVNDFRVQKDGNDKNEWQLKLSIGYTPRIFDDIKINDDSKEFIEILEHIVHHKSANVLTTVTHNFDNFLHADRLNDLRSNNVKITAFVMKRDNLGHAKNGERLLREKHRDAKLIAEGYYQSTKKKGNFVLVEDTDILVYEYDDKERTATLMNRWPFTFFSHAVVDQFAMKTVISREEGELVLTSSGKKFVGLLVDAKIAFESKERKWYQKVLGFRSGKWWKRAVASFMYVFGFIIILAMIFGEDTTETDAITPDTKTADEQSNKTDAEAERLAEEQQKQEEADRLAEEQRKQEEANRLAEEKAKQEEAERLAEEQRKQEEADRLAEEQRKQEEAERLAEEQRKQEEAARAEKERTTNVYYKNCKQAREAGAAPVHQGEPGYGKHLDRDGDGIGCDR, encoded by the coding sequence ATGCAGAAGTGGATAGGAAATCGACCAACATTAGGTCAGAAAGCCTTAGTGACGGTGTATGGAAAAGTTCTAGAGCAGGCACGACATACCGTTATAGATTCAACGGATACTGTCTTAAAAGTGATAGAGGCGGAGTTTGATAAGAAAAGTGGTAGAGATGTAAAGGGAGTATTGGTATTAACAACGACCTCTATTCTATTTCTTTCTAGAAGTGAAAATACGGTATATACATATAATCAAGTGAATGATTTTCGTGTTCAGAAAGATGGCAATGATAAAAATGAGTGGCAATTAAAATTGAGTATCGGGTATACGCCACGTATATTTGATGATATTAAAATTAACGATGACAGCAAGGAGTTTATTGAAATCCTTGAGCATATTGTCCATCACAAATCAGCCAATGTACTTACGACAGTTACCCATAATTTTGATAATTTCTTACACGCAGATAGATTAAATGATTTGCGATCTAATAACGTGAAAATAACAGCATTTGTTATGAAGCGTGATAATCTTGGTCATGCGAAAAATGGAGAAAGACTGCTAAGAGAAAAACATAGAGATGCGAAGCTAATTGCGGAAGGCTACTATCAAAGCACAAAGAAAAAGGGCAACTTTGTTTTAGTAGAAGATACGGATATTTTAGTTTATGAATATGACGATAAGGAACGAACAGCAACTTTAATGAATAGATGGCCTTTTACGTTCTTTTCTCATGCAGTCGTTGATCAGTTTGCGATGAAAACTGTAATAAGCAGAGAAGAAGGAGAGTTAGTTTTAACTAGCTCGGGTAAGAAGTTTGTTGGGCTTTTAGTGGATGCTAAAATAGCTTTCGAGTCAAAAGAGAGAAAATGGTATCAGAAGGTGCTTGGCTTCCGCAGTGGGAAGTGGTGGAAAAGAGCAGTTGCCTCGTTTATGTATGTATTCGGCTTTATAATCATTCTTGCAATGATTTTTGGAGAAGACACTACAGAAACAGACGCTATTACTCCAGATACGAAAACAGCTGATGAGCAATCCAATAAAACAGATGCTGAAGCAGAGCGTTTAGCAGAGGAGCAGCAAAAGCAAGAAGAAGCAGATCGACTAGCTGAAGAGCAGCGCAAGCAAGAAGAAGCGAATCGTTTAGCAGAGGAAAAGGCTAAACAAGAAGAAGCAGAACGTTTAGCTGAAGAGCAACGAAAACAAGAAGAAGCAGATCGACTAGCTGAAGAGCAACGCAAACAGGAAGAAGCAGAACGTTTAGCAGAGGAACAACGTAAGCAAGAAGAGGCTGCCCGAGCGGAAAAAGAACGAACGACTAATGTATATTATAAAAACTGTAAGCAAGCTCGAGAAGCTGGTGCCGCACCAGTTCATCAAGGAGAACCAGGGTATGGTAAGCATCTTGATCGTGATGGAGATGGCATTGGTTGTGATAGATAA